In Bacillus sp. KH172YL63, one genomic interval encodes:
- a CDS encoding DUF4825 domain-containing protein encodes MNFYKVMGMMILVLMLILTGCGSNPEKEADITSIEDVNLDSLKDHSGTYVGDNSNVQAILQELPGGETIKEIDLSNESLDVTYGYKEGNLSESDVNEYWFDGTNVNRKNFYYNAIYLTLLVPNAKEYHFTVDEAKVSVSRDKMVAGLSKEFSDFPKGEDIWDPKTVSAFIEKHQGKMTEMATQYQTFFE; translated from the coding sequence ATGAATTTCTATAAGGTAATGGGCATGATGATTCTCGTGTTGATGCTGATTTTAACAGGCTGTGGTAGCAATCCGGAAAAAGAAGCAGACATCACTTCTATTGAAGATGTGAATCTGGATAGTTTAAAAGATCATAGCGGAACCTATGTAGGAGACAACTCAAACGTACAAGCGATCCTACAGGAGCTCCCTGGTGGTGAAACGATCAAAGAAATCGATCTTTCTAATGAAAGCCTGGACGTAACCTACGGATATAAAGAAGGAAACCTGTCAGAATCAGACGTAAATGAATACTGGTTCGACGGTACCAACGTCAACCGTAAGAACTTTTACTACAACGCCATCTACCTGACACTTCTCGTTCCAAACGCTAAAGAATATCATTTTACCGTCGACGAAGCGAAAGTGTCAGTATCCCGTGACAAAATGGTCGCAGGCCTGTCCAAAGAATTCAGCGACTTCCCAAAAGGAGAAGACATCTGGGACCCAAAAACCGTCTCTGCCTTCATCGAAAAACACCAAGGCAAAATGACCGAGATGGCAACTCAGTATCAGACTTTTTTTGAGTAG
- a CDS encoding YfkD famly protein produces MKIMRTALMIILAFFVTTSGLHAENNPKKANEKAPKTTEKAPQAEDTRVKIPNSVLNIAKENTYPNSTQDQPYLQPSEWSQELIETSNVRIENPNLIRMLNESTMNKAPTIGLRATIYLGEWPLNYASSETSPNWEYQKVNTNYFDNRGGKSNYQIHYVQEAQKVVKGGLTAKVPHADDVEKMMLIKAMDKSKLPLAFQTIVGAGTKKDHVYNISPKRLGYLYAFAPAINEKGKVTYGEVFLVMKGTKRSIVVKNVTSQGVGAWIPVQDHVHFGFMASESPR; encoded by the coding sequence ATGAAAATCATGCGCACTGCTCTTATGATTATTCTCGCATTCTTCGTTACCACATCAGGTCTCCATGCTGAAAATAATCCTAAAAAAGCGAATGAAAAAGCACCAAAGACAACTGAAAAAGCTCCACAGGCTGAAGATACACGGGTGAAAATTCCAAACTCGGTCTTAAACATCGCCAAGGAAAACACGTATCCGAACTCCACACAAGATCAGCCATACCTTCAGCCCAGCGAATGGTCCCAGGAACTCATCGAAACATCAAATGTTAGGATTGAAAATCCAAACCTGATCAGAATGTTGAACGAGTCGACCATGAATAAAGCGCCGACAATCGGTCTCAGGGCGACCATTTACCTAGGTGAGTGGCCTTTAAACTATGCATCGTCGGAAACCTCCCCAAATTGGGAATATCAGAAGGTGAACACAAACTACTTCGATAACCGTGGAGGTAAGTCCAATTACCAAATCCACTACGTTCAAGAAGCACAAAAAGTAGTAAAAGGCGGACTCACGGCTAAGGTGCCGCACGCAGATGATGTAGAAAAAATGATGCTCATCAAAGCCATGGATAAATCAAAACTTCCCCTCGCATTTCAAACGATTGTCGGTGCAGGGACAAAGAAGGACCATGTGTACAACATCTCTCCTAAAAGACTTGGATATCTGTACGCCTTTGCCCCGGCCATAAACGAAAAAGGAAAAGTGACATATGGGGAAGTATTCCTCGTCATGAAAGGAACAAAGCGCTCCATCGTTGTCAAAAACGTCACTTCACAAGGCGTGGGAGCATGGATACCGGTTCAGGATCATGTCCACTTCGGCTTCATGGCCAGCGAATCACCAAGATAA
- a CDS encoding SE1561 family protein — protein sequence MGKAVNDKDSQVSYLKQRLNLFVDVLDSIDPEQADIDDIDRLIAMIDDIEVKCEQFKKSE from the coding sequence TTGGGTAAAGCAGTCAACGATAAAGACTCACAAGTGAGTTATTTGAAACAACGCCTTAACCTTTTCGTCGACGTTCTGGATTCAATCGACCCTGAACAGGCTGACATTGACGATATCGACCGCCTGATCGCGATGATCGATGATATAGAAGTAAAATGCGAACAATTCAAGAAAAGTGAGTAA
- the cax gene encoding calcium/proton exchanger, whose amino-acid sequence MNRVFTLLVFAGVPVSVIGSLLHWPSVIMFVIYCVTIIALAAFMGRSTESLAVVSGPRIGGLLNATFGNAVELIISIFALKAGLIGVVLASLTGSVLGNLLLVAGLSFFVGGIKYKRQKFNVYDARHNSGLLMFAVIVAFVIPEVFSMDMNETKTMSLSIGISVILIALYLFALFFKLVTHRGVYQTESGEDGHGHDEEPEWSKGKALLILAASTVAVAYVSERLVHTFEEVGEAFGWSELFIGVIIVAIVGNAAEHASAIIMAYKNKMDVAVEIAVGSTLQVAMFVAPVLVLISLFFEKSMSLVFTLPELVAMVSAVLVTIIISNDGETNWFEGLTLLAAYLIMGIGFYLL is encoded by the coding sequence GTGAATAGGGTGTTTACTTTGCTGGTATTTGCAGGGGTACCGGTTTCGGTGATCGGTTCTCTGCTTCATTGGCCTAGTGTGATCATGTTTGTGATTTATTGTGTGACGATTATTGCACTGGCAGCCTTTATGGGGCGGTCGACGGAAAGCCTGGCGGTTGTGTCCGGCCCCCGGATCGGCGGTTTGTTGAATGCAACATTCGGGAACGCGGTCGAGTTGATTATTTCGATTTTCGCCTTGAAGGCAGGGTTGATCGGGGTTGTGCTTGCTTCCCTGACAGGGTCTGTCCTTGGGAACCTGCTTCTTGTTGCCGGTTTGTCTTTCTTTGTGGGCGGCATCAAGTACAAGCGCCAGAAATTCAATGTATATGATGCCCGTCACAATTCAGGACTTCTTATGTTCGCAGTGATTGTGGCGTTCGTCATACCGGAAGTGTTTTCGATGGATATGAACGAAACGAAGACGATGAGCCTATCAATCGGTATCTCGGTCATCTTGATCGCCCTTTATTTATTTGCTCTGTTCTTTAAACTCGTGACCCACCGTGGGGTGTATCAGACGGAAAGTGGGGAAGACGGACACGGTCATGACGAGGAACCGGAGTGGAGCAAAGGAAAGGCACTGCTGATCCTGGCTGCCTCAACGGTTGCAGTCGCCTATGTGTCAGAACGTCTTGTTCATACGTTTGAAGAAGTCGGTGAAGCGTTTGGATGGAGTGAACTGTTCATCGGGGTCATCATCGTCGCCATCGTAGGGAATGCCGCCGAGCATGCTTCTGCCATCATCATGGCTTATAAAAATAAGATGGACGTGGCAGTGGAGATCGCAGTTGGATCAACCCTGCAGGTCGCCATGTTTGTGGCACCGGTCCTTGTATTGATTTCCTTATTCTTTGAGAAAAGCATGTCCCTTGTGTTTACTTTACCGGAACTAGTGGCGATGGTGTCGGCGGTCCTCGTCACGATCATCATATCCAATGATGGGGAGACGAACTGGTTTGAAGGCTTGACCCTTCTGGCGGCCTATTTGATCATGGGAATCGGATTTTATCTATTATAA
- the pdaA gene encoding delta-lactam-biosynthetic de-N-acetylase has translation MRKSLKVLLIASILVCLIPAQAYAVSNNPIGWGFKKSQNEVQPEAGPEYDQLLEKYGAFYKGSPDEKVLYVTFDNGYENGYTEKILNVLKQEKVPATFFVTGHYLLSAEDLVKRMVKEGHIIGNHSWHHPDFTASSDQKIREELEKVKVKTKELTGQKEMKYLRPPRGVFSERTLQIAKEEGYIHVFWSLAFIDWKTDQQKGWQYSYDNIMAQAHPGAIILLHSVSKDNADALEKAIKDLKKRGYTFKSLDEHPKMK, from the coding sequence TTGCGAAAATCGCTTAAAGTGCTGCTGATCGCGTCCATTTTAGTATGTCTCATCCCGGCCCAGGCTTATGCAGTATCGAATAATCCGATCGGGTGGGGCTTCAAGAAAAGTCAAAACGAAGTACAACCGGAGGCAGGTCCAGAATATGACCAACTCCTTGAAAAATACGGAGCCTTTTATAAAGGTTCACCAGATGAAAAAGTGCTGTATGTCACCTTTGATAATGGATATGAAAATGGCTACACGGAAAAGATCCTGAACGTGCTGAAGCAGGAAAAAGTGCCGGCCACGTTTTTTGTAACCGGCCATTATCTGTTAAGTGCAGAGGACCTCGTCAAGCGGATGGTAAAGGAAGGGCATATTATCGGTAACCACTCCTGGCATCATCCGGACTTCACGGCAAGTTCCGACCAGAAGATCAGGGAAGAGCTGGAGAAAGTCAAAGTGAAAACAAAGGAGTTGACCGGGCAGAAAGAGATGAAGTATTTGCGTCCACCACGTGGCGTCTTCTCTGAGCGGACGCTTCAAATCGCGAAGGAAGAAGGCTACATCCATGTGTTCTGGTCGCTTGCTTTCATCGATTGGAAAACCGATCAGCAAAAGGGCTGGCAGTATTCATACGACAACATCATGGCCCAAGCCCATCCAGGTGCGATCATACTGCTCCACTCCGTCTCAAAAGACAATGCTGACGCACTAGAAAAAGCTATTAAAGACCTCAAAAAACGTGGATATACCTTTAAAAGCCTAGATGAGCATCCAAAGATGAAGTAA
- a CDS encoding DNA-3-methyladenine glycosylase family protein, with protein MAVRNVKIEGPYDFDRVLERLALDPLNSVDQLDRSVKVPYYLQDGGGEVITVQAVGTTDEPEFTITFESEEGIEEKQQRMSDIFQWETGLMDMHEHFLQTDLRPIFEEHVGTPIMLEFDPFATIVKSIIHQQLNLKFAFTLTHRFVTTYGWEKDGVWFYPSAEKIAGLTVAELRELQFSQRKAEYVIGLGQKVSSGELDLDALAKQSDEEVIKELTKIRGIGPWTAQSYLLFGLGRPNLFPKADIGIQNAIKQLFEMEQKPTMDELDRFSADWHPYLSYASLYLWRSIE; from the coding sequence ATGGCAGTTAGGAATGTTAAGATTGAGGGTCCGTATGATTTTGATCGGGTGTTGGAGCGTTTGGCGCTTGATCCGTTGAATAGTGTGGATCAGCTCGACCGGAGTGTGAAGGTCCCGTATTATCTTCAGGATGGTGGCGGGGAGGTCATTACGGTGCAGGCTGTCGGTACGACGGATGAGCCGGAGTTCACGATCACGTTTGAGAGTGAAGAGGGGATTGAAGAGAAGCAGCAACGCATGTCGGATATCTTCCAATGGGAGACGGGTCTCATGGATATGCACGAGCACTTTCTTCAAACAGATCTCAGACCGATTTTTGAAGAGCATGTCGGAACGCCTATCATGCTTGAATTCGACCCGTTTGCGACGATCGTGAAGAGCATCATCCATCAGCAGCTGAATCTGAAGTTCGCCTTCACCCTCACCCATCGTTTCGTTACGACTTACGGATGGGAGAAAGACGGCGTTTGGTTCTATCCGTCAGCTGAGAAAATCGCCGGTCTTACGGTGGCTGAACTTCGTGAGCTTCAATTCAGTCAGCGGAAAGCGGAGTATGTAATCGGGCTTGGGCAGAAAGTGTCCAGTGGTGAACTTGATTTAGATGCTTTGGCGAAGCAATCCGATGAGGAAGTCATCAAAGAGCTGACGAAAATCCGCGGCATTGGTCCATGGACAGCCCAAAGCTATCTGTTATTCGGGCTCGGCCGGCCGAATTTATTCCCGAAAGCGGATATCGGCATCCAGAACGCCATCAAACAATTATTCGAAATGGAGCAGAAACCGACGATGGACGAACTCGATCGCTTCAGCGCGGACTGGCATCCTTACTTAAGCTATGCATCCTTGTACTTATGGAGAAGTATTGAATAG
- a CDS encoding fumarate hydratase, whose translation MNKETLQQSMYDLIVETSTNLPKDVRRAIRSAKARENAGTRAAMSLDTISNNVKMADDNVSPICQDTGLPTFKIKTPVGVNQLEIKEAIYAAMVQATKDGKLRPNSVDSLTGANSGDNLGLGTPVIKFEQWEKDYIDARLILKGGGCENKNIQYSLPCELEGLGRAGRDLDGIRKCVMHSVYQAQGQGCSAGFIGVGIGGDRSSGYDLAKEQLFRSVDDVNPVEDLRKLEEYVMENANELGIGTMGFGGETTLLGCKVGVMNRIPASFFVSVAYNCWAFRRLGVKLDVDTGGIDEWFYQEGEKIDLTQGSEAELETAAASSGEQPNVVVLEAPITEEKIRGLKVGDVVQINGRMYTGRDAIHKHLSENDAPVDLDGQIIYHCGPVMLKDDEGNWHVKAAGPTTSIREEPYQGDIMKRFGIRAVIGKGGMGPKTLAALKDHGGVYLNAIGGAAQYYADCIKGVDGVDLMQFGIPEAMWHLNVEGFTAVVTMDSHGNSLHEEVDKSSLEKLAQFKDPVFK comes from the coding sequence ATGAATAAAGAGACATTACAGCAAAGCATGTACGACTTGATTGTGGAAACGTCCACGAACCTGCCGAAGGATGTCAGACGCGCGATCCGGTCGGCGAAAGCCCGTGAGAACGCAGGCACCCGTGCGGCAATGAGTTTGGACACAATTTCAAATAATGTAAAGATGGCCGATGACAATGTATCACCGATCTGTCAGGACACCGGTCTTCCAACTTTTAAAATAAAAACACCGGTTGGCGTGAATCAGCTTGAAATCAAAGAAGCGATTTATGCAGCCATGGTACAGGCGACAAAGGACGGAAAGCTCCGCCCGAACTCTGTTGATTCTCTCACTGGGGCAAACTCCGGGGACAACCTTGGTCTTGGGACGCCTGTCATCAAGTTCGAGCAGTGGGAAAAGGATTATATCGATGCACGCCTGATCTTAAAGGGCGGTGGTTGTGAAAATAAAAACATCCAGTACAGCCTTCCTTGTGAGCTTGAAGGACTGGGCCGTGCAGGACGTGACCTGGACGGGATCCGCAAATGTGTGATGCATTCTGTGTATCAGGCCCAGGGACAAGGCTGCAGCGCCGGATTCATCGGCGTTGGCATCGGTGGAGACCGTTCGTCTGGATACGATCTTGCAAAAGAGCAACTCTTCCGTTCCGTTGATGACGTGAATCCAGTTGAAGATCTTCGCAAGCTGGAAGAGTATGTGATGGAAAATGCGAATGAGCTAGGAATCGGAACGATGGGATTCGGCGGGGAAACGACGCTTCTTGGCTGTAAGGTCGGCGTCATGAACCGTATCCCGGCAAGCTTCTTCGTGTCGGTTGCCTACAACTGCTGGGCTTTCCGCCGCCTCGGCGTGAAGCTTGATGTGGACACTGGCGGAATCGACGAATGGTTCTATCAGGAAGGCGAAAAGATTGACCTGACACAAGGATCTGAAGCCGAGCTTGAAACAGCTGCTGCATCATCCGGCGAACAGCCGAATGTCGTGGTTCTTGAAGCGCCGATCACGGAAGAGAAAATTCGCGGATTGAAAGTGGGAGACGTTGTTCAGATCAACGGCCGCATGTACACAGGACGGGACGCAATTCACAAGCATCTGAGCGAAAACGATGCGCCGGTCGACCTTGATGGTCAGATCATCTACCACTGTGGGCCCGTGATGTTAAAGGACGATGAGGGCAACTGGCATGTGAAAGCGGCCGGTCCAACGACATCGATTCGTGAGGAACCTTACCAAGGCGACATCATGAAGCGCTTCGGTATCCGTGCTGTCATCGGTAAAGGCGGTATGGGTCCTAAAACCCTTGCTGCCCTGAAAGATCACGGCGGCGTGTACTTGAATGCCATCGGCGGCGCGGCCCAGTACTACGCAGATTGCATCAAAGGTGTAGACGGCGTCGATTTGATGCAGTTCGGCATCCCTGAAGCAATGTGGCATCTGAATGTTGAAGGCTTCACAGCGGTCGTGACAATGGATTCGCATGGAAACAGTCTCCATGAAGAAGTAGATAAATCTTCACTGGAAAAACTGGCACAGTTCAAGGACCCTGTATTCAAATAA
- the yfkAB gene encoding radical SAM/CxCxxxxC motif protein YfkAB gives MKTEPLTKKMSIEHDPWEAYLDVDEHGDITLSNIEFTTTTLCNMRCEHCAVGYTLSPKDPSALPIELILKKLDDIKTLRSLSITGGEPMMSKKSVENYVLPLLKYAHSRGVHTQINSNLTLDLDRYLLIAPYLDVLHISHNWGTIDEFIDVGFANMERKPTREQRKKLFDRMIENSRALSERGVLVSAETMLNKNTLPYLEKIHRQIVDEMKCGRHEIHPMYPSDFASSLETLSLEETREAIRNILAFRDDSVWMLFGTLPFYPCSSSQDDLDFLTELYAAKNVSVRNDPDGRSRLNVNIFTGDVIVTDFGDTAPLGNITTDTLPDIFNKWKDQPLAKELNCHCPMARCLGPNVLVKSMYYQDVDFSKREAKISR, from the coding sequence ATGAAAACTGAACCTCTCACCAAGAAAATGTCGATTGAGCATGATCCTTGGGAGGCATATTTAGACGTGGATGAACACGGTGACATCACGCTTTCCAATATTGAATTCACCACCACGACGCTCTGTAACATGAGATGCGAGCACTGTGCCGTCGGTTATACCCTTTCACCGAAGGACCCGAGCGCCCTTCCCATTGAACTGATCCTTAAGAAACTTGATGATATCAAAACGCTCCGTTCCCTTAGTATTACCGGAGGAGAGCCGATGATGTCTAAGAAATCGGTTGAAAATTATGTTCTTCCATTATTGAAGTACGCACATTCACGGGGCGTACATACACAGATTAATTCTAATCTCACCCTTGATCTCGACCGCTATTTACTGATCGCCCCGTATCTCGATGTGCTGCACATCTCCCATAACTGGGGAACGATCGATGAATTCATCGATGTCGGGTTTGCCAACATGGAACGAAAGCCGACAAGGGAGCAGCGCAAGAAGCTGTTCGACCGCATGATTGAAAACAGTCGTGCCCTGTCTGAGCGTGGCGTGCTTGTCTCGGCGGAAACGATGTTAAATAAAAATACCCTGCCTTATCTCGAGAAGATCCATCGTCAGATAGTTGACGAAATGAAGTGCGGACGTCACGAAATACATCCGATGTATCCTTCAGACTTCGCTTCAAGCCTTGAGACACTTTCATTAGAAGAAACCCGTGAAGCAATCCGGAACATCCTTGCATTCCGTGATGACAGCGTGTGGATGCTGTTCGGCACACTGCCCTTTTATCCATGCAGCTCATCTCAAGATGATCTTGATTTCTTGACTGAGCTCTATGCAGCCAAGAATGTGAGTGTCAGAAATGACCCGGACGGACGATCCCGCCTCAACGTCAACATCTTCACCGGAGACGTGATCGTGACAGACTTCGGAGACACAGCGCCGCTTGGTAATATTACGACAGACACGCTTCCCGATATCTTCAACAAGTGGAAAGATCAGCCCCTTGCCAAGGAACTGAACTGCCACTGCCCGATGGCCCGCTGCCTCGGACCGAACGTATTGGTGAAATCCATGTACTATCAGGATGTCGACTTTTCAAAGCGGGAAGCGAAAATATCACGATAA
- a CDS encoding GNAT family N-acetyltransferase — translation MIITPIDRDQCEQAKNVILAGFMERFGFIDHTLNPDIQDISLEYDGIQHHFFVGKENGRLICTGAIRKEKGDTYQIVRMSVLASHRKRGLGRIMLKFLEEKAQTLGARRLILETNKQWSDAIRFYENNGFVYTGEDDDSCYFEKEIPL, via the coding sequence ATGATCATCACACCCATCGACAGAGATCAATGCGAACAGGCCAAGAATGTAATATTAGCAGGATTTATGGAACGTTTCGGCTTCATCGACCACACATTAAATCCTGATATTCAGGACATTTCCTTAGAGTATGACGGCATACAGCATCATTTTTTTGTAGGAAAAGAAAACGGCAGACTCATCTGTACCGGAGCGATACGTAAGGAAAAGGGAGATACATACCAGATTGTCAGGATGTCGGTTCTTGCTTCACACAGAAAACGTGGTCTCGGACGCATCATGCTCAAGTTTTTGGAAGAAAAAGCCCAAACGCTTGGAGCCCGGCGCCTCATCTTGGAAACGAATAAACAATGGTCGGATGCGATCCGATTTTACGAAAATAATGGGTTTGTCTATACCGGTGAAGACGACGATTCCTGTTATTTCGAGAAGGAAATTCCGTTGTGA
- a CDS encoding glycoside hydrolase family 43 protein → MNMIQNPILQGFNPDPSICRVDEDYYIAVSTFEWFPGVGIYHSKDLKNWHLVSRPLNRITQLDMKGNPDSGGVWAPALSYADGKFWLIYTDVKVVDGQWKDCHNYLVTCASIDGEWSEPIHLNSSGFDPSLFHHDDGKKYLVNMMWDQRVGHHPFYGIVMQEYSVSERKLIGKKKIIFQGTDVKLTEAPHLYQMNGYYYLLTAEGGTKYDHQATIARSKDLWGPYEVHPENPLISSFQTPRNPLQKAGHASIVHTHTDEWYLVHLTGRPLQQENKPLLDPRGYCPLGRETAIQRLEWKQDWPYVVGGSHPSVNIQAPAMDEVVWEDDVEEVDDFNSYTLNLHFQSLRIPLNETIMSLRDNPGHLRLYGAESLTSKFTQAHIARRWQHFHFTAETKVSFRPETFQQAAGLVNYYNTQNWTALQITWHEEKGRILDLTTCDNFTFDQPLGADVIKIPDDIESVYLRVNVKETLYKYSYSFDGQDWTEIPVSLPSHKLSDDYIQGGGFFTGAFVGMQCQDTSGQKLHADFDYFMYREDK, encoded by the coding sequence ATGAACATGATTCAAAATCCGATTCTGCAAGGCTTCAATCCAGACCCGAGCATCTGCCGGGTAGACGAAGATTATTATATTGCTGTATCCACATTTGAATGGTTTCCTGGAGTCGGCATCTACCATTCAAAGGATTTAAAGAATTGGCACCTTGTTTCAAGACCATTAAACCGTATCACCCAGCTTGACATGAAAGGAAATCCGGATTCTGGAGGCGTGTGGGCACCTGCCCTCTCATACGCCGACGGGAAGTTCTGGCTGATCTATACCGATGTGAAAGTCGTTGATGGACAATGGAAAGACTGCCATAACTACCTTGTCACATGCGCCTCCATTGATGGAGAATGGTCAGAACCAATCCACCTGAACAGCTCCGGCTTTGACCCGTCCCTTTTCCATCATGATGACGGGAAGAAATATCTCGTCAATATGATGTGGGACCAACGGGTGGGTCATCATCCCTTTTACGGTATCGTCATGCAGGAATACAGCGTGAGCGAGAGAAAGCTGATCGGGAAAAAGAAAATCATTTTCCAAGGGACCGATGTCAAGCTGACAGAAGCCCCCCACCTTTATCAGATGAACGGTTATTACTATCTTCTTACAGCTGAAGGCGGCACAAAATACGATCATCAAGCAACCATCGCACGATCAAAGGATTTATGGGGGCCATATGAGGTTCATCCTGAGAACCCATTGATTTCGTCCTTTCAAACCCCAAGAAATCCATTGCAAAAAGCTGGCCATGCGTCCATCGTTCACACCCATACCGACGAATGGTACCTTGTCCATTTAACAGGACGCCCTCTTCAGCAGGAAAATAAACCTTTACTCGATCCAAGAGGCTATTGTCCACTTGGCAGGGAGACCGCGATCCAACGGCTGGAGTGGAAACAAGACTGGCCATATGTGGTCGGAGGCAGCCATCCTTCCGTCAACATACAGGCACCTGCCATGGATGAAGTCGTATGGGAGGATGATGTTGAGGAAGTAGACGATTTCAACTCGTACACGCTCAACCTTCACTTTCAATCGCTGCGTATCCCGCTAAATGAAACAATCATGTCACTGCGTGATAACCCTGGGCACCTCCGCCTTTACGGAGCCGAGTCACTTACATCCAAATTCACACAGGCCCACATCGCAAGACGCTGGCAGCATTTCCATTTCACTGCCGAAACGAAAGTCTCATTCAGACCTGAAACGTTCCAACAGGCAGCAGGCCTGGTCAACTACTACAACACCCAAAACTGGACCGCCCTTCAAATCACCTGGCATGAAGAAAAAGGACGGATCCTGGATCTCACCACATGTGACAACTTCACTTTCGATCAACCATTAGGGGCAGACGTCATCAAAATCCCTGATGACATCGAATCCGTCTATCTACGGGTCAACGTCAAAGAAACTCTATACAAATACTCTTACTCCTTTGATGGACAGGACTGGACTGAGATCCCTGTCTCCCTTCCATCACACAAGCTTTCTGATGATTACATCCAAGGTGGAGGATTCTTCACCGGAGCCTTCGTCGGCATGCAGTGCCAGGATACTTCCGGTCAAAAACTGCATGCAGACTTTGATTATTTTATGTATCGGGAAGATAAGTAA
- the rlmD gene encoding 23S rRNA (uracil(1939)-C(5))-methyltransferase RlmD produces the protein MKKQYAKKHHSNEVKIELKQQFPLTIKKIGINGEGVGFFKRKIVFVPGALAGEEVVVEVTKVHPKFTEARIKKIRKKSPQRTKAPCPVYELCGGCQLQHLSYEGQLDAKRDILLQSLERHTKLKLEDMDIRPTIGMDNPWHYRNKSQFQVGTQNGKVIAGLYSMNSNKLIDIDECIVQHPLTNKVTTEIKRIINDFNIPVFDEKKKMPIIKTIVTRVGFETGEVQVVLVTTEKKIPRKELLINEIQKRLPEVVSIAQNINPKKTALVFGDETIHLSGKESIEERLEEFTYELSARAFFQLNPIQTSKLYNEAKKAAGLTGEEKVVDAYCGVGTIGLWLADGAKEIRGMDLIKEGIDDAKKNAKKFGVDHAEYFVGGAETLMPKWKNEGWRPDVVVVDPPRTGCDNKLLDTLKEVKPKTFVYVSCNPSTLAKDIDYLKKQYRVEYLQPVDMFPQTAHVEVVAKLVLK, from the coding sequence ATGAAAAAGCAATATGCAAAAAAGCATCACAGTAATGAAGTGAAAATAGAGCTGAAACAGCAGTTTCCCCTGACGATAAAGAAAATCGGAATCAACGGTGAAGGAGTCGGGTTCTTTAAGCGGAAAATCGTCTTCGTACCAGGCGCCCTCGCAGGTGAAGAGGTGGTCGTGGAAGTGACCAAGGTCCACCCGAAATTCACAGAAGCACGCATCAAAAAAATCCGCAAGAAGTCACCGCAGCGAACGAAAGCGCCATGCCCGGTATACGAGCTGTGCGGAGGATGTCAGCTGCAGCATTTGTCCTACGAGGGTCAGCTTGATGCGAAACGGGACATCCTGCTTCAATCACTCGAGCGCCATACGAAGCTGAAGCTTGAAGATATGGACATCCGCCCGACGATCGGTATGGACAACCCTTGGCATTACAGAAACAAGAGTCAATTCCAGGTGGGCACCCAGAATGGGAAAGTCATTGCAGGCCTGTACAGCATGAATTCCAATAAGCTCATCGATATTGACGAGTGTATCGTTCAGCACCCGCTGACAAACAAGGTGACTACTGAAATCAAACGGATCATCAATGATTTCAACATTCCTGTTTTTGATGAGAAAAAGAAAATGCCGATCATCAAGACGATTGTCACCCGGGTAGGATTTGAAACAGGAGAGGTCCAGGTGGTACTGGTCACGACGGAAAAGAAAATCCCTCGCAAGGAATTACTGATCAATGAAATCCAAAAGCGCCTGCCGGAAGTCGTGTCGATTGCACAGAATATCAATCCGAAGAAAACGGCACTCGTCTTCGGCGACGAAACGATTCATTTGTCGGGTAAAGAAAGTATCGAAGAGCGTCTCGAAGAATTCACATACGAGCTTTCTGCACGTGCCTTCTTCCAGCTTAATCCGATCCAGACGAGCAAGTTGTACAATGAAGCCAAGAAAGCGGCCGGGCTCACTGGTGAAGAAAAGGTTGTCGATGCTTATTGTGGCGTTGGGACGATCGGTCTTTGGCTTGCTGACGGGGCGAAGGAAATCCGGGGGATGGACCTCATCAAGGAAGGGATCGATGACGCCAAGAAGAATGCGAAGAAATTCGGCGTCGATCATGCTGAATACTTTGTCGGAGGAGCGGAAACGCTCATGCCTAAGTGGAAGAATGAAGGCTGGCGACCGGATGTCGTCGTAGTCGATCCACCGCGGACGGGGTGTGACAACAAGCTGCTTGATACCCTGAAAGAAGTGAAGCCGAAAACGTTTGTCTACGTTTCCTGTAACCCTTCGACCCTGGCGAAGGATATCGATTATTTGAAGAAGCAATATCGGGTCGAGTATTTACAGCCTGTGGATATGTTCCCGCAGACGGCACACGTGGAAGTTGTGGCAAAGCTTGTATTAAAATAA